Within Nocardioides rotundus, the genomic segment AGGAGATGTCGTGCTCGGCCAGCAGCGCGGCCTCCGGGTCGTCCTTCTTGATCGCCCGGATCGCGGTGGGCGCGGTGAACAGCGACTTCACCCGGTGCTCGGAGATCACCCGCCAGAACGCGCCGGCGTCCGGAGTGCCGACCGGCTTGCCCTCGTAGAGCACGGTGGTCGCGCCGCAGATCAACGGGCTGTAGACGATGTAGGAGTGCCCGACGACCCAGCCGACGTCGGAGGCGGCCCACCACACGTCGCCCTCGCCGCAGGCGTAGATGTTGGGCAGCGACCAGGCCATCGCGACCGCGTGCCCGCCGTTGTCGCGGACGATGCCCTTGGGCTTGCCGGTGGTGCCGGAGGTGTAGAGCACGTAGAGCGGGTCGGTCGCGGCGACCTCGACGCACTCGGCGGGGTCGGTGCGCCCGGCCTTCATCGCCACGTCCCAGTCGATGTCGCGGCCCTCGATCATGGTGGCCTCGACCTGCGGTCGCTGCTTGAGCACCACGGCGCCCACCTCGTGCTCGGCGAGCTCGAGCGCGCGGTCGACGTACGGCTTGTACTCCACGGTCCGCGAGGGCTCGATGCCGCCGCTGGCGGTGACCAGCACCTTCGGCTGCGCGTCGTCGATCCGGACGGCGAGCTCGTGCGGGGCGAAGCCGCCGAAGACGACCGAGTGCACCGCGCCGATCCGGGCGCAGGCGAGCATCGCGATGATCGCCTCGGGGATCATCGGCAGGTAGATCACCACCCGGTCGCCCTGCTCGACCCCGAGGGCCCGCAGCACCCCGCCGAAGGCGGCGACCTCCTCCAGCAGCTCGGCGTAGGTGTAGGTGCGCCGGGTGTCGGTGACCGCGGAGTCGTAGATCAGCGCCGCCCGCTCGGCCGCGCCCTTGGCCACGTGCCGGTCGAGTGCGTTGTAGCAGGTGTTGAGGGTGGCGTCGGGGTACCAGCGGTAGAACGGCGGCCGCTCGTCGTCCAGGATCCGCTGCGGCTTGCGGAACCAGTCCACCAGCTCCGCCTGCTCGCGCCAGAACCCCTCGGGGTCCTCGATCGACCGGTCGTACGTCTCCTGGTAGGCACCCATAGGGCCACTCTGGCCGGGGGT encodes:
- a CDS encoding propionyl-CoA synthetase, which produces MGAYQETYDRSIEDPEGFWREQAELVDWFRKPQRILDDERPPFYRWYPDATLNTCYNALDRHVAKGAAERAALIYDSAVTDTRRTYTYAELLEEVAAFGGVLRALGVEQGDRVVIYLPMIPEAIIAMLACARIGAVHSVVFGGFAPHELAVRIDDAQPKVLVTASGGIEPSRTVEYKPYVDRALELAEHEVGAVVLKQRPQVEATMIEGRDIDWDVAMKAGRTDPAECVEVAATDPLYVLYTSGTTGKPKGIVRDNGGHAVAMAWSLPNIYACGEGDVWWAASDVGWVVGHSYIVYSPLICGATTVLYEGKPVGTPDAGAFWRVISEHRVKSLFTAPTAIRAIKKDDPEAALLAEHDISSMETLFLAGERLDPDTWEWATRTLDVPVIDNWWQTETGWPIAANLRGLEPMPIKPGSPTVPVPGYDVQILDERGEQVGADTEGAICIRLPLPPGCLPGLWNDEDRFVSSYLSAFDGYYLSGDGGYVDSDGYLYVMGRTDDVINVAGHRLSTGSMEAVIAQHPSVAECAVIGVADSMKGQMPRGFVVLKSGVEADADDLRAELVRMVRDEVGAVASFKEVEIVGGLPKTRSGKILRKTMREIADGKDAVVPSTIEDEAVLDDLRPVLRKEE